A genomic stretch from Acidimicrobiales bacterium includes:
- a CDS encoding aminodeoxychorismate/anthranilate synthase component II: MSDSPTILVIDNYDSFVYILVQYLGELGATPVVYRHDEIDLDGIRALDPDGILISPGPGTPDDSGVSLAVLEELRGTVPIFGVCLGMQCMGQVYGGDVIRAPEVMHGKTSFVRHHDIGVFAGLPNPVEATRYHSLIVDRSTIPDCLEITAETDDGLIMGLRHREFDVEGVQFHPESVLTNAGHDLLRNFLTRCGIVADA; encoded by the coding sequence GTGAGTGACTCGCCGACGATTCTCGTCATCGACAACTACGACTCGTTCGTCTACATCCTCGTGCAGTACCTCGGCGAGCTCGGGGCGACGCCGGTCGTGTACCGCCACGACGAGATCGATCTCGACGGTATCCGCGCACTCGACCCCGACGGGATCCTGATCTCGCCGGGCCCGGGGACGCCCGACGACTCGGGTGTGTCACTCGCGGTCCTCGAGGAGTTGCGAGGCACCGTGCCGATCTTCGGGGTGTGCCTCGGCATGCAGTGCATGGGCCAGGTCTACGGCGGCGACGTGATACGGGCCCCCGAGGTGATGCACGGCAAGACCTCGTTCGTGCGTCACCACGACATCGGCGTGTTCGCCGGTCTCCCCAACCCGGTCGAAGCAACCCGCTACCACTCGCTGATCGTCGACCGCTCGACGATCCCCGACTGTCTCGAGATCACCGCGGAGACCGACGACGGACTCATCATGGGCCTGCGGCACCGCGAGTTCGATGTCGAGGGCGTGCAGTTCCATCCCGAGTCGGTGCTGACCAACGCCGGTCACGACCTGCTGCGGAACTTCCTGACCCGCTGCGGCATCGTCGCCGACGCCTGA
- a CDS encoding heterodisulfide reductase-related iron-sulfur binding cluster has product MNSRLKPHHLVIALGAGIALFTATSGVIPSITNWHDESAVQREVFENVPTGLKLTFYTVIPLLLVYGAYMFAMRVKNWERGRPDNRRTTLKNAPKRAKDFRAGVYMQTLLREPGAGIMHSMIYFGFLVLLAVTTVLEVNHQVPESIKFLHGDVYRAYAMVGDAAGLVFLVGIVWAIVRRYGPWSWRPYRIRIKSKPEHAVILGVFFAIAVTGFGAEMFRIAEQGLPEFEKWSFIGYPLADLVDGWDNVAGWHQAWWIAHVLSFIAFLVILPTTMLRHMFTSPLNMYLKDKDRPKGAMKPMPNLVSGETELETFGASVIEDFTWKQLLDTDACTMCGRCTSVCPAHATGKPLDPREIVLKTGEVMARTGDPAVSPPIGVDGDITVPANWMFDRITQDELWACTSCKACDEICPVNIEILDKILDMRRYLTLMESDFPSELGNAFRSMENSANPWGMSQSERADWANGMDGINIIDGSDPIEAEYLYWVGCAGSFDDKNKKVTQAMAKLMQRADVDFAILGPAENCTGDSARRSGNEYLFQMLASQNIETLNTMGVKKIVTQCPHCFNTLANEYPQLGGHYEVVHHSQFLEWLVDQGRLDLDGAELEERVVYHDSCYLGRHNDVYMAPRKVLGKLGGIEIVEAERNGTKGMCCGAGGARMWMEETVGEKVNDVRARELVETGATRVATACPFCYVMMDDGVKAAGKEEDEVRVADIAIHVLGAIETGETKRAEEELAQQAELAQLSGAVKPSAASED; this is encoded by the coding sequence ATGAATTCGCGCCTCAAGCCCCATCATCTCGTCATCGCTCTCGGTGCCGGGATCGCACTCTTCACCGCCACCTCGGGCGTCATCCCGAGCATCACCAACTGGCACGACGAGAGTGCAGTGCAGCGCGAGGTCTTCGAGAACGTGCCGACCGGGCTGAAGCTCACCTTCTACACGGTGATCCCGCTGCTGCTCGTCTATGGCGCCTACATGTTCGCGATGCGGGTGAAGAACTGGGAACGAGGCCGCCCCGACAACCGCCGCACCACCCTGAAGAACGCGCCGAAGCGCGCCAAGGACTTCCGCGCCGGCGTCTACATGCAGACCCTGCTGCGCGAACCGGGCGCCGGGATCATGCACTCGATGATCTATTTCGGCTTCCTGGTGCTGCTCGCGGTCACCACGGTGCTCGAGGTCAACCATCAGGTCCCGGAGAGCATCAAGTTCCTCCACGGCGACGTCTATCGGGCCTACGCCATGGTCGGCGACGCGGCCGGTCTCGTCTTCCTGGTGGGCATCGTGTGGGCCATCGTCCGCCGCTACGGCCCGTGGAGCTGGCGTCCCTACCGCATCCGCATCAAGAGCAAGCCCGAACACGCGGTGATCCTGGGCGTGTTCTTCGCCATCGCCGTCACCGGCTTCGGCGCCGAGATGTTCCGTATCGCCGAGCAGGGCCTGCCCGAGTTCGAGAAGTGGAGCTTCATCGGCTACCCGCTCGCCGACCTGGTCGACGGCTGGGACAACGTCGCCGGTTGGCACCAGGCCTGGTGGATCGCCCACGTGCTCAGCTTCATCGCGTTCCTGGTGATCCTCCCCACCACGATGCTGCGCCACATGTTCACCTCGCCGCTCAACATGTATCTGAAGGACAAGGACCGTCCGAAGGGCGCGATGAAGCCGATGCCCAACCTCGTCTCGGGCGAAACCGAGCTCGAGACCTTCGGCGCCTCCGTCATCGAGGACTTCACCTGGAAGCAGCTGCTCGACACCGACGCCTGCACCATGTGCGGTCGGTGCACGTCGGTGTGCCCCGCGCACGCCACCGGCAAGCCGCTCGACCCGCGCGAGATCGTGCTGAAGACCGGCGAGGTCATGGCCCGCACCGGCGATCCGGCCGTGTCACCCCCGATCGGGGTCGACGGCGACATCACCGTTCCGGCCAACTGGATGTTCGACCGCATCACGCAGGACGAGCTGTGGGCCTGCACCTCGTGCAAGGCGTGCGACGAGATCTGCCCCGTCAACATCGAGATCCTCGACAAGATCCTCGACATGCGGCGCTACCTCACGCTGATGGAGTCCGACTTCCCGTCGGAGCTCGGCAACGCGTTCCGTTCGATGGAGAACTCGGCCAACCCGTGGGGCATGAGCCAGAGCGAACGGGCCGACTGGGCCAACGGCATGGACGGCATCAACATCATCGACGGCTCCGATCCGATCGAGGCCGAGTACCTCTACTGGGTCGGCTGCGCCGGCTCGTTCGACGACAAGAACAAGAAGGTCACCCAGGCGATGGCCAAGCTCATGCAGCGCGCCGACGTCGACTTCGCCATCCTCGGCCCGGCCGAGAACTGCACGGGCGACTCCGCCCGCCGCTCGGGCAACGAGTACCTCTTCCAGATGCTCGCGAGCCAGAACATCGAGACGCTCAACACCATGGGCGTCAAGAAGATCGTCACCCAGTGCCCCCACTGTTTCAACACGCTGGCCAACGAGTACCCGCAGCTGGGTGGTCACTACGAGGTCGTGCACCACTCGCAGTTCCTCGAATGGCTGGTCGACCAGGGTCGCCTCGATCTCGACGGCGCCGAGCTCGAGGAGCGCGTCGTCTACCACGACAGCTGCTACCTCGGTCGCCACAACGACGTCTACATGGCCCCCCGCAAGGTGCTCGGCAAGCTCGGTGGCATCGAGATCGTCGAAGCCGAACGCAACGGCACCAAGGGCATGTGTTGCGGCGCCGGCGGGGCCCGCATGTGGATGGAGGAGACCGTCGGCGAGAAGGTCAACGACGTCCGGGCCAGGGAACTCGTCGAGACCGGGGCCACCCGGGTCGCGACGGCCTGTCCGTTCTGCTACGTGATGATGGACGACGGTGTGAAGGCCGCGGGCAAGGAAGAGGACGAGGTCCGTGTGGCCGACATCGCCATCCACGTGCTCGGTGCCATCGAGACCGGCGAGACCAAGCGAGCCGAAGAGGAGCTGGCCCAGCAGGCCGAGCTCGCCCAGCTGTCGGGTGCCGTCAAGCCCTCGGCCGCATCCGAGGACTGA